The Saccharopolyspora gloriosae genome has a segment encoding these proteins:
- a CDS encoding SDR family NAD(P)-dependent oxidoreductase, protein MGTEVFSLQDKVALVTGAGQGIGLEIAKSLRSAGAHVVIGEINPETGKAAAEQVEGEFLPLDVTNSAEVAAGIARIVADHGRLDISVHNAGMVRNEPAEEMSDESWRKVVGLNLDGVFYCSREAGKQMLAQGSGSIINIASMSGMISNHPQPQVSYNSSKAGVIMLTKSLAGEWGRRGVRVNSISPGYTGTELLQGVRDKDPELFDGWMEQTPMGRAGKPEELGPVAVFLASEASSFVTGSNVVADGGFTIW, encoded by the coding sequence TTGGGTACCGAGGTTTTTTCCCTGCAGGACAAGGTGGCGCTGGTGACCGGCGCCGGGCAGGGCATCGGTCTGGAGATCGCGAAGTCGCTGCGGTCGGCCGGCGCCCACGTGGTGATCGGTGAGATCAACCCGGAGACGGGCAAGGCCGCCGCCGAGCAGGTCGAGGGCGAGTTCCTCCCGCTCGACGTGACGAACTCCGCCGAGGTCGCCGCCGGGATCGCACGTATCGTGGCCGATCACGGCCGCCTCGACATTTCCGTGCACAACGCGGGAATGGTGCGCAACGAGCCCGCCGAGGAGATGAGCGACGAGTCGTGGCGCAAGGTCGTGGGGCTGAACCTGGACGGGGTGTTCTACTGCTCCCGCGAAGCGGGCAAGCAGATGCTCGCGCAGGGTTCCGGTTCGATCATCAACATCGCGTCGATGTCGGGGATGATCTCGAACCACCCGCAGCCGCAGGTCTCGTACAACTCCTCCAAGGCCGGCGTCATCATGCTGACCAAGTCGCTGGCCGGCGAGTGGGGCCGCCGCGGCGTGCGGGTCAACTCGATCTCGCCCGGTTACACCGGCACCGAACTGCTGCAGGGCGTGCGGGACAAGGACCCGGAGCTGTTCGACGGCTGGATGGAGCAGACCCCGATGGGCCGCGCGGGCAAGCCGGAGGAACTGGGACCGGTCGCCGTCTTCCTCGCCTCCGAAGCCAGCAGCTTCGTCACCGGCAGCAACGTCGTGGCAGACGGCGGCTTCACCATCTGGTGA
- a CDS encoding amidase, which yields MGAELSGIPSATVPEAVRLDAVELSWSIKQRELSCVQVAEAFLTQIDRFNPLVNAIVSRADEQDVLAQARARDAELDRGEYAGWMHGFPIAVKDLSDAAGFPTTQGFQRSGNATEDALFVRRMKDAGAIVVGKTNVPEFGLGSHTFNSLFGTTANPYDQTRTAGGSSGGAAAALAMRMLPVADGSDFMGSLRNPAAFCNVLSLRPGFGRIPAPGFLSDPSVPGPMARTVRDLAMLLSTMAGSDERAPLSVPQDPALFTEAPQRDVAGLRIGWVGDFDGYLATEPGVLDLCRDAAELFESLGCVVEAVPRPPVEQAWETFLLWRRWMVGEKLHDVYASPTARARMKPEALFEVEGYLDLTVRDIAAARSGREVWRGIVSDLFDRYDFLLAPSAQVFPFDAELRWPAEIDGRPMDTYHRWMETTAPWTLSGHPVLNLPAGFHDSGLPTGVQLIGPGHAEWPLLQLGHAYEQASDWVHTVLPPPLT from the coding sequence GTGGGCGCCGAGTTGAGCGGGATTCCGTCGGCGACCGTGCCCGAAGCGGTGCGGCTGGACGCGGTGGAACTGTCCTGGTCGATCAAACAGCGGGAACTGTCCTGCGTGCAGGTCGCCGAGGCGTTCCTGACGCAGATCGACCGGTTCAACCCGCTGGTCAACGCCATCGTGTCCCGCGCCGACGAGCAGGACGTGCTCGCGCAGGCCCGTGCTCGCGACGCCGAGCTGGATCGCGGCGAGTACGCCGGGTGGATGCACGGGTTCCCGATCGCGGTCAAGGACCTCAGCGACGCCGCTGGTTTTCCCACCACGCAGGGATTTCAGCGCTCCGGCAACGCCACCGAGGACGCGCTGTTCGTGCGCCGCATGAAGGACGCGGGCGCGATCGTCGTGGGCAAGACGAACGTGCCGGAGTTCGGACTCGGCTCGCACACGTTCAACTCGCTGTTCGGCACCACGGCGAATCCGTACGACCAGACTCGAACGGCGGGCGGCAGCAGCGGCGGGGCCGCGGCGGCGCTGGCGATGCGGATGCTGCCGGTGGCCGACGGCAGCGATTTCATGGGCTCACTGCGCAATCCGGCGGCGTTCTGCAACGTGCTGTCGTTGCGGCCCGGTTTCGGCCGGATCCCGGCGCCCGGTTTCCTCAGCGACCCGTCGGTGCCCGGCCCGATGGCGCGCACCGTCCGGGACCTCGCGATGCTGCTGTCCACCATGGCCGGTTCGGATGAACGGGCGCCGCTGAGCGTGCCGCAGGATCCGGCGCTGTTCACCGAGGCCCCGCAGCGGGACGTGGCCGGATTGCGGATCGGCTGGGTCGGCGACTTCGACGGGTACCTCGCGACCGAGCCCGGGGTGCTCGACCTGTGCCGGGACGCGGCGGAGCTGTTCGAGTCGCTGGGCTGCGTCGTGGAGGCGGTGCCGCGACCACCGGTGGAGCAGGCTTGGGAGACGTTCCTGCTGTGGCGGCGCTGGATGGTCGGCGAGAAGCTGCACGACGTCTACGCCTCCCCCACCGCGCGCGCCCGGATGAAGCCGGAGGCGCTGTTCGAGGTCGAGGGCTATCTGGACCTGACGGTGCGGGACATCGCGGCGGCCCGTTCCGGGCGCGAGGTGTGGCGCGGCATCGTCTCGGACCTGTTCGACCGCTACGACTTCCTGCTCGCGCCGAGCGCCCAGGTGTTCCCGTTCGACGCGGAGCTGCGCTGGCCCGCGGAGATCGACGGCAGGCCGATGGACACCTATCACCGCTGGATGGAGACGACGGCGCCGTGGACGTTGTCGGGGCATCCGGTGCTGAACCTGCCCGCCGGTTTCCACGATTCGGGCCTGCCGACGGGCGTGCAGCTCATCGGGCCGGGGCACGCCGAGTGGCCGCTGCTGCAGCTCGGTCATGCCTACGAGCAGGCCAGCGATTGGGTGCACACCGTCCTGCCGCCACCGCTGACCTGA
- a CDS encoding MBL fold metallo-hydrolase yields MAARIDHTTTSGTFSLDGQTFDVDNNAWVVGDDTECVVIDVPHDVEAIKQLIAGRTVLAILATHAHDDHVRKAPELAAEVGAPIFLHPDDQELWRLTHPDREPERTLADRQVIGVAGTGLQVLHTPGHAPGSVCLYSADLGTVFTGDTLFAGGPGATGRSYSDFNVLVESIRDRLLTLPEVTTVHPGHGESTTVGEVLPQFEDWVARGY; encoded by the coding sequence ATGGCCGCGCGGATCGACCACACCACGACGTCCGGCACGTTCTCGCTGGACGGCCAGACCTTCGACGTGGACAACAACGCCTGGGTCGTCGGCGACGACACCGAGTGCGTCGTCATCGACGTCCCGCACGACGTCGAAGCGATCAAGCAGCTGATCGCCGGGCGTACCGTGCTCGCGATCCTCGCCACGCACGCCCACGACGACCACGTGCGCAAGGCTCCGGAGCTGGCCGCGGAAGTCGGTGCGCCGATCTTCCTGCATCCGGACGACCAGGAGCTGTGGCGGCTCACCCACCCGGATCGGGAACCGGAGCGCACCCTCGCCGACCGGCAGGTGATCGGCGTCGCGGGCACCGGCCTGCAGGTGCTGCACACGCCGGGGCACGCGCCGGGTTCGGTGTGCCTGTACTCGGCGGACCTGGGCACCGTGTTCACCGGCGACACCTTGTTCGCGGGCGGACCGGGCGCGACCGGGCGTTCGTACTCGGACTTCAACGTGCTCGTCGAGTCCATCCGGGACCGGCTGCTCACGTTGCCCGAGGTGACCACCGTGCACCCCGGTCACGGGGAGAGCACCACGGTCGGCGAGGTATTGCCCCAGTTCGAGGATTGGGTCGCCCGCGGCTACTGA
- a CDS encoding acyl-CoA dehydrogenase family protein yields the protein MSARPDFDPRDPLGIDAELSTEQLALRDSVRAVCRDLVRPNVADWFERGEFPQARELARELGKLGVLGMHLEGYGCAGGSAVDYGVACEELEAADSGLRSLVSVQGSLAMYGIWRWGSEEHKQQWLPRMAAGEAIGCFGLTEPDHGSDPASMTTRARRDGSDWVLDGRKMWITNGSIADVAVVWAQTEDGVRGFVVPTDTPGFSAPELKKKLSLRASVTSELVLDGVRLPDSAALPEAIGLRGPLSCLNEARYGIVWGANGAARDCLETVLDYAGSREQFGKPLAGFQLTQQKLADMAVRVQNGRLLALHLGKRKDAGTLLPQQVSFGKLDNVRGALEVARTSRTILGANGISLEYPVIRHMTNLESVLTYEGTSEMHALTIGQALTGTAAFR from the coding sequence ATGAGCGCCCGACCCGACTTCGATCCCCGCGACCCGCTGGGCATCGACGCCGAGCTCAGCACCGAACAGCTCGCGTTGCGCGACAGCGTGCGCGCCGTGTGCCGGGACCTGGTGCGGCCGAACGTGGCCGACTGGTTCGAACGCGGCGAATTCCCGCAGGCCAGGGAACTCGCGCGCGAGCTGGGCAAGCTCGGCGTGCTCGGCATGCACCTGGAGGGCTACGGCTGCGCGGGCGGCTCCGCCGTCGACTACGGCGTGGCCTGCGAAGAACTCGAAGCCGCCGACTCCGGCCTGCGCTCGCTCGTCTCGGTGCAGGGATCCCTCGCCATGTACGGGATCTGGCGCTGGGGCTCCGAAGAGCACAAGCAGCAGTGGCTGCCGCGGATGGCCGCGGGTGAGGCCATCGGCTGCTTCGGCCTCACCGAACCCGACCACGGCTCGGACCCGGCGTCGATGACCACCCGAGCCCGCCGCGACGGCTCGGACTGGGTGCTCGACGGCCGCAAGATGTGGATCACCAATGGCAGCATCGCCGACGTCGCCGTCGTCTGGGCGCAGACCGAGGACGGCGTGCGCGGCTTCGTCGTTCCGACCGACACACCGGGTTTCTCCGCGCCGGAACTCAAGAAGAAGCTGTCGCTGCGCGCTTCGGTGACCAGCGAACTGGTGCTGGACGGGGTGCGGCTGCCGGACTCGGCGGCGCTGCCCGAAGCGATCGGCCTGCGCGGGCCGCTGAGCTGCCTGAACGAAGCCCGCTACGGCATCGTGTGGGGCGCCAACGGCGCGGCCCGCGACTGCCTGGAAACGGTGCTGGACTACGCGGGCAGCCGCGAGCAGTTCGGCAAACCGCTCGCCGGATTCCAGCTCACCCAGCAGAAGCTCGCCGACATGGCCGTACGCGTGCAGAACGGGCGGCTGCTCGCGCTGCACCTCGGCAAGCGCAAGGACGCCGGAACCCTGCTGCCCCAACAGGTCAGCTTCGGCAAACTCGACAACGTTCGCGGCGCACTGGAAGTGGCCCGAACCTCCCGCACCATCCTCGGCGCCAACGGGATCTCCTTGGAATACCCGGTCATCCGCCACATGACCAACCTGGAATCCGTGCTCACCTACGAAGGAACCAGCGAAATGCACGCCTTGACCATCGGCCAAGCGTTGACGGGCACAGCCGCTTTCCGCTGA
- a CDS encoding Rid family hydrolase, producing MANRTERHGVPWEESYGYVQAVQRGDTIYISGQLAHDGDRLVAPAPVVNGVITDFSNMGEQLRRSYANAAELLGRFGASLDDVVEEVVYALDCDALFAVAGPVRKEAYGRPDPQVASTMLATPRLAFPEQLVEVKFTARV from the coding sequence ATGGCGAATCGGACCGAACGCCACGGGGTCCCGTGGGAGGAGAGCTACGGCTACGTGCAAGCAGTTCAACGCGGCGACACGATCTACATCTCCGGCCAGCTCGCGCACGACGGGGATCGGCTCGTGGCCCCGGCACCGGTCGTCAACGGCGTGATCACCGATTTCAGCAACATGGGCGAGCAGCTCCGCCGCAGCTACGCCAATGCCGCGGAACTGCTGGGGCGCTTCGGCGCCTCGCTGGACGACGTGGTGGAGGAGGTCGTCTACGCGCTCGACTGCGACGCGCTGTTCGCCGTGGCCGGACCGGTGCGCAAGGAGGCGTACGGGAGACCCGACCCGCAGGTCGCGAGCACGATGCTCGCCACGCCGCGATTGGCGTTCCCGGAGCAGTTGGTCGAGGTGAAGTTCACCGCCCGCGTGTGA
- a CDS encoding SAM-dependent methyltransferase — protein sequence MSPTKNEEHTMVDAQRLLSREMDIDRPCAARIYDAFLGGGHNFGVEREFAERLQTAMPGVAGIFRDSRAFLRRSVEHLLARGVRQFVELGSGIPTIGHVHEVALRRTRRFSVLYVDNEPLTVAHSTPLLHDEPRAAIIHADIREPEAILRSPEAADLIDFEQPVALLMSAVLHFLDDADDPLRLVRTYQDAVAPGSALMVSHLTGSEEPEPMNLLTAFYTETADPMVARPTEWIAECFAGFEPQAPGTCYIGDWRPEPDQPAHRHPRYRIIHGGVARKAR from the coding sequence GTGTCGCCGACGAAGAACGAGGAGCACACCATGGTCGACGCGCAACGCCTGTTGTCCAGGGAGATGGACATCGACCGGCCTTGCGCGGCGAGGATCTACGACGCGTTCCTCGGGGGTGGGCACAACTTCGGCGTGGAACGCGAGTTCGCCGAACGACTGCAGACCGCGATGCCCGGTGTGGCCGGGATATTCCGGGACAGCAGGGCGTTCCTGCGCCGCTCCGTGGAGCACCTGCTGGCTCGCGGAGTGCGGCAATTCGTGGAACTCGGCTCGGGCATCCCGACGATCGGTCACGTCCACGAGGTCGCGCTGCGCCGCACCCGGCGGTTCAGCGTGCTGTACGTGGACAACGAGCCGTTGACCGTCGCGCACAGCACGCCGCTGCTGCACGACGAGCCACGGGCGGCGATCATCCACGCCGACATCCGCGAACCGGAGGCGATCCTGCGGTCACCGGAGGCCGCTGACCTGATCGACTTCGAGCAGCCCGTGGCGCTGCTGATGTCCGCGGTGCTGCACTTCCTCGACGACGCCGACGATCCCCTGCGGTTGGTGCGGACCTACCAGGACGCGGTGGCGCCCGGCAGCGCGCTGATGGTCTCGCACCTGACCGGCAGCGAGGAACCGGAGCCGATGAACCTGCTCACGGCGTTCTACACCGAGACGGCCGACCCGATGGTGGCTCGCCCGACGGAGTGGATCGCGGAGTGCTTCGCCGGATTCGAGCCGCAGGCCCCCGGCACCTGCTACATCGGTGATTGGCGACCGGAGCCCGATCAGCCCGCACACCGCCACCCGCGATACCGAATCATCCACGGCGGCGTCGCACGTAAGGCTCGTTGA
- a CDS encoding sensor histidine kinase, with protein sequence MPNALVKRAFLLDLAMVVLFTVMHALILHLESPGPPGRPWWSMMLVSVPAFTLLLLRRRWPWVSLFGCLAAATALTLIGVPENPLNFAILVGVYSVCQRGGMVGAVVATVLAMLWPVLYSWGDPPLSAIVSTVMASIDLFMVVGLAYAVRIGRRRAAQLEHTVELLDQARDQLAAEAVAGERARIAREFHDIVSHNLSVVALRAGVARALVDRDPGHAEQTLRELEHTSRAALGELRGLLGRLREDPEPGTDLGSDDGPGRQPAPGLHRVDHLVESVRGTGVVWRLDRRGEVRELGPGVEMAAYRIVQEAVTNVLKHAGTGYARVLLDYGSSGLRLEITNHATGPDNFAHSLAVKLPQLSSAGGGGSGRGLIGLRERVALLGGTFTAHPVSNGFHLAAVLPCPEHSDLA encoded by the coding sequence GTGCCGAATGCCTTGGTGAAACGAGCTTTCCTGCTCGACCTCGCGATGGTCGTGCTGTTCACCGTGATGCACGCGCTGATCCTGCATCTCGAATCACCAGGGCCGCCGGGTCGTCCCTGGTGGTCGATGATGCTGGTCAGCGTGCCGGCGTTCACGTTGCTGCTGCTGCGGCGCAGGTGGCCGTGGGTGTCTTTGTTCGGCTGCCTCGCCGCGGCCACCGCGCTCACTCTGATCGGGGTGCCGGAGAATCCGCTGAACTTCGCGATCCTGGTGGGCGTGTACTCGGTGTGCCAGCGGGGTGGGATGGTGGGCGCCGTGGTGGCCACGGTTCTCGCGATGCTCTGGCCGGTGCTGTATTCGTGGGGTGATCCGCCGCTGTCGGCGATCGTGAGCACCGTGATGGCCTCGATCGATCTGTTCATGGTCGTCGGGCTGGCCTACGCGGTGCGCATCGGCAGGCGGCGGGCGGCTCAGTTGGAGCACACCGTGGAACTCCTCGATCAAGCCCGGGATCAGCTCGCCGCGGAAGCGGTCGCGGGGGAGCGGGCGCGGATCGCCCGCGAATTCCACGACATCGTCTCGCACAACCTGTCCGTGGTGGCGTTGCGCGCGGGGGTGGCCCGCGCGCTCGTCGACCGCGACCCGGGGCACGCGGAGCAGACGCTGCGGGAGTTGGAGCACACTTCGCGGGCCGCGCTCGGTGAGCTCCGCGGCCTGCTGGGCCGGTTGCGCGAAGATCCGGAACCGGGCACCGACCTCGGTTCCGACGACGGTCCCGGACGCCAGCCCGCTCCCGGTCTGCACCGGGTGGATCACCTGGTGGAATCGGTGCGCGGCACCGGCGTGGTGTGGCGGCTGGACCGCCGTGGCGAGGTGCGCGAACTCGGACCCGGTGTGGAAATGGCCGCTTACCGCATCGTGCAGGAGGCGGTGACCAACGTGCTCAAGCACGCGGGCACCGGATACGCGCGGGTCTTGCTGGACTACGGCAGCAGCGGGCTGCGGCTGGAGATCACCAACCACGCCACCGGACCGGACAACTTCGCGCATTCGCTGGCCGTGAAGCTGCCGCAGTTGTCGTCGGCCGGCGGTGGCGGTTCCGGGCGGGGACTGATCGGGCTGCGGGAACGGGTCGCGTTGCTGGGCGGCACGTTCACTGCGCACCCGGTTTCCAACGGATTCCACCTGGCCGCCGTGCTACCGTGCCCGGAACATTCGGACCTTGCCTGA
- a CDS encoding S-(hydroxymethyl)mycothiol dehydrogenase, translating into MTEVRAVVATGKGAPVEVVDIRVPDPGPGEAVVRVQACGVCHTDLHYREGGINDDYPFLLGHEAAGVVEAVGDGVQDVEPGDFVVLNWRAVCGVCRACKRGRPQYCFDTHNAAQPMTLTDGTPLSPALGIGAFAEKTLVHAGQCTKVDPAARAAVVGLLGCGVMAGIGAAVNTGGAGPGDTVAVIGCGGVGDGAVAGANLAGARRVIAVDTDPTKLEWAKQFGATHTVNAAEANTVEAIRELTDGFGADIVIDAVGVPATYEQAFYARDLAGTVVLVGVPTPDMKLELPLQDVFSRGGSLKSSWYGDCLPSRDFPMLTELYQQGKLPLEKFVTEEISLDQVESAFAKMHDGEVLRSVVVF; encoded by the coding sequence GTGACCGAGGTTCGCGCGGTCGTGGCGACCGGCAAGGGAGCGCCGGTCGAGGTCGTCGACATCCGCGTCCCCGACCCGGGGCCGGGTGAGGCGGTGGTGCGGGTGCAGGCGTGCGGTGTCTGTCACACCGACCTGCACTACCGGGAGGGCGGCATCAACGACGACTACCCCTTCCTGCTCGGACATGAAGCCGCCGGTGTCGTGGAGGCCGTCGGCGACGGAGTCCAGGACGTCGAGCCGGGTGACTTCGTGGTCCTCAACTGGCGCGCGGTGTGCGGGGTCTGCCGTGCCTGCAAGCGCGGGCGGCCGCAGTACTGCTTCGACACGCACAACGCGGCGCAGCCGATGACGCTCACCGACGGGACCCCGTTGTCCCCGGCGCTGGGCATCGGCGCGTTCGCCGAGAAGACGCTGGTGCACGCGGGCCAGTGCACGAAGGTCGACCCGGCGGCGCGTGCGGCCGTGGTGGGTCTGCTGGGCTGCGGCGTGATGGCCGGTATCGGTGCGGCCGTGAACACCGGCGGCGCGGGACCGGGCGACACGGTCGCCGTCATCGGTTGCGGCGGCGTCGGCGACGGTGCGGTGGCCGGGGCGAACCTGGCCGGCGCGCGGCGGGTCATCGCGGTGGACACCGACCCGACCAAGCTGGAATGGGCCAAGCAGTTCGGTGCGACGCACACCGTCAACGCCGCCGAGGCGAACACGGTCGAGGCGATCCGCGAACTCACCGACGGGTTCGGCGCGGACATCGTGATCGACGCCGTCGGCGTGCCCGCGACCTACGAGCAGGCGTTCTACGCCCGCGACCTCGCGGGCACCGTGGTGCTCGTGGGGGTGCCGACTCCGGACATGAAGCTGGAGCTGCCGCTGCAGGACGTGTTCTCCCGCGGGGGTTCGCTGAAGTCCTCCTGGTACGGGGATTGCCTGCCCAGCAGGGACTTCCCGATGCTCACCGAGCTCTACCAGCAGGGCAAGCTGCCGCTGGAGAAGTTCGTGACCGAGGAGATCTCGCTGGACCAGGTCGAGTCGGCGTTCGCGAAGATGCACGACGGTGAAGTGCTGCGTTCGGTGGTGGTCTTCTGA
- a CDS encoding GlxA family transcriptional regulator — MGSADGRTIAAILALPRLIALDFSIPAHVLGTHPGYELLVCGGAEPAATGGIRPTHPLADARRADLVVVPSYDAPELPVPEDHSAAIREAAERGARIVSACTGTFAVAASGILDGRTATTHWQYTDLLRRLHPRVDVVENQVFVEDGPVLTSAGAGALIDACLHVVRSDFGAASADVVAKDLVFSPARGATEPQYVDPRTPDRAELRAIREWVLENIGAPITVQRMADRSGLTRRTFIRRFEREVGMPPMRWVARQRILSVRRLLETSDWSVERIAEHTGFGTAPNLRALFRREVGTTPTDYRKQHARHGDPLPNR; from the coding sequence ATGGGGTCGGCGGACGGTAGGACGATCGCGGCGATCCTCGCGCTGCCGCGGCTGATCGCGCTGGATTTCAGCATTCCCGCGCACGTGCTGGGAACTCATCCCGGATACGAACTGCTCGTGTGCGGTGGGGCGGAGCCTGCCGCGACCGGGGGGATTCGGCCGACGCACCCCCTCGCTGATGCGCGACGCGCCGATCTGGTGGTCGTTCCGAGCTACGACGCCCCGGAGCTGCCCGTTCCGGAAGACCACTCGGCGGCGATCCGGGAGGCCGCCGAGCGAGGTGCGCGAATCGTCTCGGCCTGCACCGGAACGTTCGCCGTCGCGGCGAGCGGGATCCTGGACGGCAGGACGGCGACCACCCACTGGCAGTACACCGACCTGCTGCGCAGGCTGCACCCGAGGGTCGACGTGGTCGAGAACCAGGTGTTCGTCGAGGACGGCCCGGTGCTGACCTCGGCGGGTGCCGGTGCGTTGATCGATGCCTGCCTGCACGTGGTGCGATCCGATTTCGGGGCCGCGTCCGCCGATGTGGTGGCGAAGGACCTCGTGTTCTCCCCCGCCCGCGGTGCGACCGAACCGCAGTACGTTGATCCGCGCACCCCTGATCGGGCCGAGCTTCGCGCGATCCGCGAGTGGGTGTTGGAGAACATCGGAGCGCCGATCACGGTGCAGCGCATGGCGGACCGCAGCGGGCTGACGCGGCGGACCTTCATCCGCCGCTTCGAGCGCGAGGTGGGGATGCCGCCGATGCGCTGGGTGGCGCGGCAGCGGATCCTCAGCGTCCGGCGTCTCCTGGAGACCTCGGACTGGTCCGTGGAGCGCATCGCCGAGCACACCGGCTTCGGCACCGCGCCGAACCTCCGCGCGTTGTTCCGCAGGGAGGTCGGCACCACCCCTACCGACTACCGCAAGCAGCACGCCCGCCACGGCGATCCGCTCCCGAACAGGTAG
- a CDS encoding MFS transporter yields the protein MPAAVVNDGRPRARSVGPVRVLSSVAAVVTVGVFPVFLVGGLGVQLQSELGFGAALLGGAAAGFFAVAATASRFMGWVVERIGSRLGMRIGAVGSALCLLGIATVRDAGWLLALLCLSGLPNSLAQPAANLLITQGVPANRRGMGFGVKQSSIPAATLLAGIAVPAIALTIGWRWVFVFAGVIGLLAALAVPSLPEAERSTRAASAGTSGQSRFGALLLIAIAGGLGSAAANALGAFVTTTAVDVGFSPSTAGLVLSLGSAAGLTIRLLAGVVADRWDVNLLRLITIMLIVGSLGYGLMALGSTTLFLIGVSVGFGAGWAWPGLLNFSVAKIAPDRVASATSFTQTGIYFGGSAGPLLFGFLGEHAGLASAWLAAGMAAIIAGVLLLFVRPGHD from the coding sequence ATGCCCGCAGCGGTGGTCAACGACGGTCGGCCGCGCGCACGTTCGGTCGGCCCCGTTCGGGTGCTGTCCTCGGTCGCGGCCGTCGTCACCGTCGGCGTGTTCCCCGTGTTCCTCGTCGGTGGACTCGGGGTGCAGCTGCAATCCGAACTGGGTTTCGGCGCGGCACTGCTCGGTGGAGCCGCCGCCGGGTTCTTCGCCGTCGCGGCGACGGCGTCGCGCTTCATGGGCTGGGTCGTGGAACGCATCGGCTCCCGCCTCGGCATGCGCATCGGGGCCGTGGGCAGTGCGCTGTGCCTGCTGGGGATCGCGACGGTGCGGGACGCGGGCTGGCTGCTGGCACTGCTGTGCCTGTCGGGGTTGCCGAACTCGCTGGCGCAGCCCGCCGCGAACCTGCTCATCACCCAGGGCGTGCCCGCGAACCGGCGGGGCATGGGCTTCGGCGTCAAGCAGTCCTCCATCCCGGCCGCGACGCTGCTGGCGGGGATCGCGGTGCCCGCCATCGCACTCACCATCGGCTGGCGCTGGGTGTTCGTGTTCGCCGGAGTGATCGGCCTGCTCGCCGCGCTGGCGGTGCCCTCGCTGCCGGAAGCGGAGCGGTCCACGCGAGCCGCGTCCGCCGGGACGAGCGGGCAGTCCCGCTTCGGGGCGCTGCTGCTGATCGCGATCGCGGGCGGACTCGGGTCCGCGGCGGCCAACGCGCTCGGTGCTTTCGTCACGACCACCGCCGTCGACGTGGGGTTCAGCCCGTCCACGGCAGGGTTGGTGCTCTCGCTCGGATCGGCCGCCGGACTCACCATCCGGCTGCTCGCCGGTGTCGTCGCCGACCGCTGGGACGTGAACCTGCTGCGACTCATCACGATCATGTTGATCGTCGGCTCGCTCGGGTACGGCCTGATGGCGCTGGGGTCGACGACTCTGTTCCTGATCGGCGTATCCGTCGGTTTCGGCGCGGGCTGGGCGTGGCCGGGCCTGTTGAACTTCTCCGTCGCCAAGATCGCGCCGGATCGAGTCGCGAGCGCGACCTCGTTCACCCAGACCGGAATCTACTTCGGCGGCAGCGCCGGACCCCTCCTGTTCGGTTTCCTCGGTGAACACGCCGGACTCGCCTCAGCATGGCTGGCAGCCGGAATGGCCGCGATCATCGCCGGAGTACTACTCCTATTCGTAAGACCAGGCCACGACTAA